Proteins encoded together in one Vigna angularis cultivar LongXiaoDou No.4 chromosome 5, ASM1680809v1, whole genome shotgun sequence window:
- the LOC108319626 gene encoding pumilio homolog 2: MLSELERRPMLGSNEGSFGDDLEKEIGMLLREQRRQEADDRERELNIFRSGSAPPTVEGSLSAVGGLFGGAGVAGAAGGAGAFSEFHGAKDVNGIASEEELRSDPAYLTYYYSNVNLNPRLPPPLLSKEDWRFQQRLKGGSSVVGGIGDRRKVNRADDTGGRSFFSTPPGFNMRKQESEVDNEKTRGTAEWGGGGLIGLPGIGLSKQKSFAEIFQDDLVRNTSVTGPPSRPASRNAFDDNDIISSAEAELPHVRRESTTTDAPRPGTNVQGSSASQNTGLPASYSYAAAVGSSLSRSTTPDPQHVARAPSPCITPIGGGRANASDKRGVSSPDGFDGVSSGINGSSDLMAALSAMNLSADEMLDGDNHLPSQVESDVDNHRRYLFGRQGGQDHGKQHAYLKKSESAHFQNSSKSRSVSDPNPNNASLDRQVELQKSNVPSNNSYFKGSPTSHFSRGGSLPPQYQPLDGTNSSFSNYGMSGYAGNPALASLMTNQLGTGNLPPLFETVAAASAMAVPGMDTRILGSGLASGATAPSDVHNLGRMGNQIPGTALQAPFVDPMYYQYLRTSEYAAQLGALSDPSVDRTYLGNSYMNLLELQKAYLGSILSPQKSQYNVPLGGKSGSSTPHGYYGNPAYGVGLSYPGSPMANSVVSTSPVGPGSPVRHNELNMRFASGMRNLAGVMGPWHVDTGNIDESFASSLLEEFKSNKTKCFELSEIAGHVVEFSADQYGSRFIQQKLETATTEEKNMVYQEIMPHALALMTDVFGNYVVQKFFEHGLAAQRRELANKLLGHVLTLSLQMYGCRVIQKAIEVVDLDQKIEMVQELDGNVMRCVRDQNGNHVIQKCIECVPEDAIHFIVSTFFDQVVTLSTHPYGCRVIQRVLEHCKDPTTQQKVMDEILGAVSMLAQDQYGNYVVQHVLEHGKPHERSSIIKELAGKIVQMSQQKFASNVVEKCLTFGGPSERQLLVHEMLGSTDENEPLQAMMKDQFANYVVQKVLETCDDQQRELILSRIKVHLNALKKYTYGKHIVARVEKLVAAGERRIAAQSPQPV; the protein is encoded by the exons ATGTTGTCTGAATTGGAAAGAAGACCGATGCTGGGTAGTAACGAGGGTTCGTTTGGAGATGACCTGGAGAAGGAGATAGGGATGTTGCTTCGTGAGCAACGCCGACAAGAGGCTGATGATCGTGAGAGAGAGCTTAATATATTTAGGAGTGGATCAGCGCCTCCAACCGTGGAGGGTTCTTTAAGTGCTGTGGGAGGGTTGTTTGGTGGTGCTGGTGTTGCCGGTGCTGCTGGTGGTGCTGGTGCCTTTTCGGAGTTTCATGGGGCCAAGGATGTGAATGGGATTGCTTCCGAGGAAGAACTAAGGTCTGATCCAGCTTATCTTACATACTATTACTCCAATGTGAATTTGAATCCTAGGTTGCCACCTCCTTTGCTGTCAAAGGAGGATTGGAGGTTTCAACAAAGACTTAAAGGTGGTTCGTCAGTTGTGGGTGGAATCGGAGATAGGAGGAAAGTGAACAGGGCTGACGATACTGGTGGTAGATCCTTCTTTTCTACACCCCCGGGTTTTAACATGAGGAAACAAGAGAGTGAAGTGGATAATGAAAAAACAAGAGGCACTGCAGAGTGGGGTGGTGGTGGACTCATTGGTTTGCCTGGAATAGGGCTGAGCAAACAAAAGAGTTTTGCAGAAATTTTCCAG GATGATTTGGTACGTAATACCTCTGTTACGGGCCCTCCTTCTCGTCCAGCCAGTCGTAATGCATTTGATGACAATGATATCATTAGTTCTGCTGAAGCGGAGTTGCCTCACGTACGCCGGGAGTCTACGACCACAGATGCACCAAGGCCAGGAACGAATGTTCAAGGATCATCTGCTTCCCAAAATACTGGTCTGCCAGCTTCATATTCTTATGCTGCTGCAGTGGGGTCTTCCTTATCGAGAAGCACTACTCCTGATCCACAGCACGTTGCTAGGGCTCCCAGTCCCTGCATCACACCTATTGGTGGTGGCAGAGCCAATGCTTCTGACAAGAGAGGTGTTTCCAGTCCAGATGGATTTGATGGTGTTTCATCTGGAATCAATGGGTCATCAGATCTTATGGCAGCATTGTCAGCGATGAATTTGTCAGCAGATGAAATGTTAGATGGTGATAATCATTTGCCATCACAGGTTGAATCAGATGTTGATAATCACCGGAGATATCTTTTTGGTAGGCAAGGAGGTCAAGATCATGGGAAGCAACATGCTTATTTAAAGAAATCTGAATCAGCTCACTTTCAAAATTCAAGTAAAAGCAGGAGCGTATCTGATCCTAATCCTAACAATGCATCCTTGGACAGGCAGGTTGAGCTACAAAAGTCTAATGTTCCTTCCAATAACTCATATTTCAAAGGATCACCTACCTCCCATTTTAGTAGAGGAGGTAGTTTGCCTCCTCAGTACCAGCCTTTAGATGGTACAAATTCGTCATTTAGTAACTACGGTATGAGTGGATATGCTGGAAATCCAGCATTGGCATCCTTGATGACTAATCAACTGGGCACTGGTAATCTGCCTCCATTGTTTGAAACGGTTGCTGCAGCATCGGCAATGGCAGTCCCCGGAATGGACACGAGAATTCTTGGAAGTGGTTTGGCTTCTGGAGCTACTGCTCCATCTGATGTGCACAATCTTGGTAGGATGGGAAATCAAATTCCAGGCACTGCTCTCCAGGCCCCTTTTGTTGATCCCATGTATTATCAGTACCTGAGAACATCTGAGTATGCAGCACAACTTGGTGCTCTTAGTGACCCCTCTGTCGACAGGACCTACTTAGGTAATTCATACATGAACTTACTTGAGCTTCAGAAAGCTTATCTTGGGTCTATTCTCTCACCTCAGAAATCTCAATACAATGTACCACTGGGTGGTAAATCAGGAAGCTCCACTCCTCATGGTTATTATGGAAATCCTGCATATGGTGTTGGGTTGTCTTATCCAGGAAGTCCAATGGCAAACTCTGTTGTGTCGACTTCTCCAGTAGGACCTGGAAGTCCTGTTAGGCACAATGAACTGAATATGCGTTTTGCTTCTGGAATGAGGAATTTAGCTGGGGTAATGGGACCTTGGCATGTAGATACTGGGAACATTGATGAAAGTTTTGCTTCTTCTCTGTTGGAGGAGTTTAAAAGCAACAAAACAAAGTGTTTTGAGCTTTCTGAAATTGCTGGTCACGTTGTTGAATTCAG TGCTGATCAATATGGGAGCCGATTTATTCAACAAAAGCTTGAAACAGCTACTACTGAAGAAAAAAACATGGTTTATCAGGAAATCATGCCACATGCCCTTGCTTTGATGACTGATGTCTTTGGTAATTATGTGGTTCAAAAG TTTTTTGAGCATGGACTTGCAGCCCAGAGAAGAGAATTGGCCAACAAACTTCTTGGCCATGTTCTGACACTGAGCCTTCAAATGTATGGTTGCCGAGTCATCCAGAAG GCCATCGAAGTTGTTGATCTGGACCAGAAGATAGAGATGGTGCAAGAGCTTGATGGTAATGTCATGCGCTGTGTACGTGATCAGAATGGTAACCATGTCATTCAGAAGTGTATTGAATGCGTCCCTGAAGATGCAATCCATTTTATTGTCTCAACTTTCTTTGATCAAGTCGTTACGCTCTCAACCCATCCATATGGTTGCCGTGTGATACAG AGAGTACTGGAGCACTGCAAAGATCCTACAACACAGCAGAAAGTTATGGATGAAATTTTAGGGGCAGTTAGTATGTTAGCTCAGGACCAGTATGGCAACTACGTTGTTCAg CATGTTCTGGAGCATGGGAAGCCTCATGAGCGCTCTTCTATAATAAAGGAATTAGCAGGCAAGATTGTTCAGATGAGTCAACAGAAGTTTGCGTCCAATGTTGTGGAGAAATGTTTGACCTTTGGAGGTCCTTCTGAGCGCCAATTACTAGTACATGAGATGCTTGGCTCCACAGATGAAAATGAGCCTCTTCAG GCCATGATGAAAGATCAGTTTGCAAATTACGTTGTACAAAAGGTGCTGGAAACGTGTGATGATCAGCAGCGCGAACTGATTCTTTCACGAATTAAGGTTCATTTAAATGCATTGAAGAAGTACACCTATGGGAAGCACATCGTTGCACGTGTAGAGAAACTTGTTGCTGCTGGAG AAAGGAGAATTGCAGCTCAGTCTCCCCAACCTGTTTAG